Proteins encoded within one genomic window of Chloroflexota bacterium:
- a CDS encoding ABC transporter permease subunit: protein MRSFRALIRKDLKGYFDQPTGYILIVVFLALLSWSFFRSAFVTSEASLRPLFTVDFAVESPSIPWLLALLVPAATMRLLAEEQRDGTLEILLTQPIQGWVILLAKFTAGLAFVTIAVLSTIGIPLSLMTAGNLDWGAIVAQYIGSIFLAASLVSIGLFTSSLTRNQIVSFILGLFVTLVLMLLGLDAVGVTLPGQFATLLQSLSPVTHFSSIARGVIDLRDVLYFVAIVSTFLSATFLSVRGRTLSHRTIQYRNLQLGTAALIVLSILVGWFGASVKGRLDLTADKVYTLSDGTEQILSGLDDLLTIELYESADPPVQVDLVARDINDFLEDLAGNSGDVTLVRRFLDFQELEQAQRALESAQDAVLNADSEETALAAQTALTSANNAYREAQDTARKAQLAGIEPQQFNVQTPNGLEIKNGFLGLAMTYTDRREVIPFIRSLDGFEYRVATLAYNMLQQDVERKTIAFLTGHGEKPLEENFRELGRLLSQQYNLAELPSDGETPLDLTGVDVLVVAGPTQRMSAQEYEAINAYLQNGGKLLALVDPVFVTPQQMAAFPNQFHFGDFLEPYGILVEDNLVFDLRSNETITLGTVMLPYPYWPRVPTVDRKVAGDVESVLMPWSSSLGITDSQVGNVEVIPLMRTSPFASVDYAYGDVSPESEQLDVTDRQLFESDMGVAIESLEARQNGASAFRLVVVGDSDWLTDPFVNQAQENLALGLNLIDWLAQEENLAEIRSKVITTRNLTFSSPTHRSVVQLANVAGIPIVFIALGIIRYVTRRRKGLRTYIRGE from the coding sequence ATGCGATCTTTCCGCGCGCTCATCCGAAAGGACCTGAAAGGCTACTTTGACCAGCCCACGGGCTACATTCTCATTGTAGTATTTCTCGCGCTGCTTTCGTGGTCTTTCTTTCGCTCCGCATTCGTAACATCTGAGGCGTCGTTACGCCCGTTGTTCACGGTGGACTTCGCCGTGGAAAGTCCGTCTATCCCGTGGCTGCTCGCACTGCTTGTGCCCGCCGCCACGATGCGCCTTCTCGCCGAAGAGCAGCGCGACGGCACTCTGGAAATCCTGCTGACTCAGCCCATTCAAGGATGGGTCATACTTCTCGCCAAATTCACAGCGGGGCTCGCGTTCGTCACTATCGCGGTTCTGTCCACCATCGGCATACCGCTGTCGTTGATGACGGCGGGCAACCTAGACTGGGGCGCGATTGTCGCGCAGTACATCGGCAGCATATTCTTGGCAGCGTCGTTGGTGTCCATCGGGCTGTTCACATCCAGCCTGACGCGCAATCAGATTGTGTCGTTCATTTTAGGGCTGTTCGTAACACTCGTGCTGATGCTGCTGGGTTTGGACGCGGTCGGCGTTACGCTGCCTGGGCAGTTCGCCACGCTGCTCCAATCGCTCAGCCCGGTCACGCACTTCTCCAGCATCGCGCGCGGGGTAATCGACCTGCGCGATGTGCTGTATTTCGTGGCAATCGTATCGACATTCCTCAGCGCGACATTCTTGAGCGTACGCGGACGGACGCTTAGCCATCGCACAATACAGTATCGCAACTTGCAGCTCGGCACCGCCGCGCTCATAGTATTGAGCATCCTTGTCGGCTGGTTCGGCGCATCCGTGAAGGGGCGCCTAGACCTGACCGCCGACAAGGTGTACACGCTCAGCGACGGAACAGAACAGATTCTGTCCGGCTTGGACGACTTGCTGACCATAGAATTGTACGAATCGGCAGACCCGCCGGTGCAGGTTGACCTAGTTGCCCGGGACATCAACGACTTTCTCGAAGACCTTGCGGGCAATTCCGGCGATGTAACGCTGGTGCGGCGCTTCCTAGATTTTCAGGAATTAGAACAGGCGCAGCGGGCGTTGGAGAGCGCGCAAGACGCCGTGCTGAACGCCGACAGCGAAGAAACCGCTCTCGCCGCACAGACCGCGCTGACATCCGCGAACAACGCCTATCGTGAGGCGCAGGACACGGCGCGCAAGGCACAGCTAGCGGGCATCGAGCCGCAGCAGTTCAATGTGCAGACTCCAAACGGCTTGGAAATCAAGAACGGCTTCTTAGGCTTGGCGATGACATACACCGACAGGCGCGAGGTCATACCGTTCATTCGCTCGCTTGACGGCTTCGAGTATCGCGTTGCCACGCTCGCCTACAATATGTTGCAGCAGGATGTCGAACGCAAGACCATCGCGTTCTTGACAGGGCATGGCGAAAAGCCGCTGGAAGAGAATTTTAGGGAACTGGGCAGACTGCTTTCGCAGCAATACAACCTAGCCGAGCTGCCGTCCGACGGCGAGACGCCGCTGGATTTGACCGGAGTTGATGTGCTCGTCGTCGCCGGCCCGACGCAGCGCATGTCGGCGCAGGAATACGAAGCGATAAACGCCTACCTGCAGAACGGCGGCAAATTGCTGGCGCTCGTCGATCCCGTATTCGTAACGCCGCAGCAGATGGCGGCATTCCCCAATCAGTTCCACTTCGGCGACTTCCTGGAACCGTATGGCATTTTGGTAGAAGATAATCTCGTATTCGACTTGCGCTCGAACGAGACGATTACGCTCGGCACCGTGATGCTGCCGTATCCGTATTGGCCGCGCGTGCCGACCGTTGACCGCAAAGTTGCGGGCGATGTCGAATCCGTTCTGATGCCGTGGTCGAGTTCGCTGGGCATCACCGACTCGCAGGTCGGCAATGTCGAAGTGATCCCACTAATGCGCACATCCCCGTTCGCCTCGGTTGACTATGCGTATGGCGATGTATCACCTGAATCCGAGCAGCTGGATGTAACCGACCGTCAGCTTTTCGAGAGCGACATGGGTGTGGCAATTGAATCGCTTGAAGCGCGGCAGAACGGCGCAAGCGCGTTCAGGCTGGTGGTCGTCGGCGACTCGGACTGGCTCACCGACCCGTTCGTCAATCAGGCGCAGGAAAATCTCGCACTCGGTCTGAACCTAATCGACTGGCTCGCGCAGGAAGAGAACTTGGCGGAGATTCGCTCCAAGGTCATTACGACGCGCAACCTGACATTCAGCTCGCCGACGCACCGCAGCGTTGTGCAGTTGGCGAATGTCGCGGGCATTCCGATTGTGTTCATCGCGCTAGGCATTATCCGCTACGTTACACGGCGTAGAAAAGGGTTAAGGACGTACATTCGTGGGGAGTAA
- a CDS encoding SDR family oxidoreductase, giving the protein MDLELVGKKALITGSSRGIGKAIAVELAKEGVDIAIAARNQDTLNTTGRELAALMGSPTAFPRPFGPGRSARRYEMSNSGRRLVTMQADTTSDEDVRNLVAIAAEELGGIDILINNAAAPGGLVGGGLEYANTDDLLIDIDTKVVGYLRCAKAAAPHMRRTGWGRIINIGGLAARNAGTYSGLRNLSLVHMTKTMSAELGQFGITVNVIHPGTTITERSVPMYEAQAQREGTTRAEVEAQVASGIAVGRIIEASEVAYVAAFIASPKAGAITGEAIAAGGGAGNAVHQ; this is encoded by the coding sequence ATGGACTTGGAACTCGTTGGCAAGAAGGCGCTCATAACCGGCAGCAGCCGCGGCATAGGCAAGGCGATTGCGGTGGAACTTGCCAAAGAGGGCGTTGACATTGCCATTGCCGCGCGCAATCAGGACACGCTCAATACGACGGGACGCGAGCTTGCGGCGCTCATGGGTAGCCCAACCGCATTTCCACGACCTTTCGGACCCGGTCGCAGCGCCAGACGCTACGAAATGTCAAATTCAGGCAGACGGCTCGTCACCATGCAGGCGGACACCACCAGCGATGAGGATGTGCGAAATTTGGTCGCCATCGCCGCTGAGGAGCTTGGCGGCATCGATATTCTCATCAACAATGCGGCGGCGCCCGGCGGCTTGGTCGGCGGCGGCTTGGAATACGCGAATACCGACGACCTGCTAATCGACATCGACACCAAGGTCGTCGGCTACCTGCGCTGCGCGAAGGCGGCTGCTCCGCACATGCGGCGCACAGGTTGGGGACGCATCATCAACATAGGCGGCTTGGCGGCGCGAAACGCAGGCACATACAGCGGTCTGCGCAACCTGTCGCTGGTGCACATGACGAAGACAATGTCCGCCGAACTTGGTCAGTTTGGCATAACCGTGAATGTCATACATCCCGGCACGACGATAACCGAGCGGTCAGTCCCGATGTACGAAGCGCAGGCTCAGCGCGAAGGCACGACGCGCGCCGAAGTGGAAGCGCAGGTCGCGTCCGGCATCGCCGTTGGCCGCATCATCGAGGCATCGGAAGTAGCCTATGTAGCGGCGTTCATTGCATCGCCCAAGGCCGGCGCGATAACCGGTGAGGCGATTGCGGCAGGTGGCGGAGCCGGAAACGCCGTGCATCAGTAG
- a CDS encoding DUF4340 domain-containing protein produces MGSKQVGYVLIALIAIGVVGLVIRLIAAGSSELTLEGILPVSPDVIDRVTITAPAPVGSEARLDKINDVWQVERENAFVPKLNQLWTAAADIDGAQLVARNPASHERMGVLEGQGVNVAFWLGEFKQEEFIVGNWSQEVRLCYLRKPARNEVYAIPCPFGNIFDSSADGWRDPVVTSIPRDAIEAIEYEYPDGSFVLRRVERGWIAESADILEPANVFAVNAVLGTLEGFIASGFAPEQETENLNFTGPQGISVRIITNEDSGYPTTRVRLLPRDDLSLYATTPRRPNVFLMGARAASGLLLTLDDFIAAPGQ; encoded by the coding sequence GTGGGGAGTAAACAGGTAGGCTATGTCCTCATAGCCTTGATCGCGATTGGCGTCGTCGGGCTGGTGATACGGCTGATTGCCGCCGGCTCGAGCGAACTTACGCTCGAGGGCATACTGCCCGTATCGCCGGACGTCATCGACCGCGTTACCATAACCGCGCCCGCACCTGTTGGCAGTGAAGCCAGATTGGACAAGATTAACGATGTCTGGCAGGTCGAGCGCGAGAACGCGTTCGTGCCGAAACTTAACCAGCTTTGGACTGCGGCTGCCGACATAGACGGCGCGCAGTTGGTCGCCCGCAATCCCGCGAGCCACGAGCGAATGGGCGTGCTGGAAGGGCAGGGCGTCAATGTGGCGTTCTGGCTGGGCGAATTCAAGCAGGAAGAGTTCATCGTCGGCAATTGGTCGCAGGAAGTGCGGCTGTGCTACCTGCGCAAGCCCGCGCGCAACGAAGTGTATGCCATTCCCTGCCCATTCGGGAACATCTTCGATTCCAGCGCAGACGGCTGGCGCGACCCCGTTGTGACGAGCATCCCCCGTGACGCTATCGAAGCAATCGAGTATGAGTACCCCGACGGCAGTTTCGTACTGCGCCGAGTTGAACGCGGCTGGATAGCAGAGAGCGCGGACATCCTAGAACCGGCGAATGTGTTCGCTGTCAACGCCGTGCTTGGCACGCTCGAAGGGTTCATCGCCAGCGGATTCGCGCCGGAGCAGGAAACAGAAAACCTGAACTTCACGGGACCGCAGGGCATATCGGTGCGCATCATCACCAACGAAGATTCAGGCTACCCGACCACGCGCGTCCGCCTGCTGCCGCGAGACGATCTATCACTCTACGCCACCACACCGCGAAGACCAAACGTGTTCCTGATGGGCGCTCGTGCCGCTTCCGGCCTTCTACTGACGCTCGACGACTTTATCGCCGCGCCGGGCCAGTAG
- a CDS encoding prolyl oligopeptidase family serine peptidase, whose amino-acid sequence MARRNFSMIDYFNRRAECWTPRMSFCGETLADWLEWRAVAQAKLLELLGDFPEPVDLAAEVIYSVEEDGIIRERVVFDSEEHMSVPCVVLKPAGMPHNGSAPAILCSHGHGPFGKEPVAGNASSAPLRENMARHNYNYAEQMARRGYLTISPDLRCFGERADGADPYPGRDRCNVNFVRGAIMGVYTLTLNIWDMMRCIDYLQGRPEVDPDRIGMMGLSQGGTMTTFTAAIEPRIKAADIMGYVNPWAGFGIADADFCGSQIVPEIYRYLDTHDIAGLIAPRPLLLEMGVHDTTFPIEDLLKGYEGVKPIYAAAGASESLWADIHPGGHAFAANKAFDFFDEYL is encoded by the coding sequence TTGGCGCGCCGCAACTTTTCCATGATCGACTACTTCAATCGCCGTGCCGAGTGTTGGACGCCGCGAATGTCGTTTTGTGGCGAAACGCTGGCTGATTGGCTGGAGTGGCGCGCTGTCGCGCAGGCAAAATTGCTTGAACTGCTGGGCGATTTTCCTGAGCCGGTTGATCTTGCGGCGGAAGTCATCTACTCAGTCGAAGAAGACGGCATTATTCGCGAGCGCGTAGTATTCGACTCGGAAGAGCACATGTCCGTGCCGTGCGTGGTGCTGAAGCCTGCCGGCATGCCGCACAATGGCAGCGCGCCGGCGATACTTTGCAGCCACGGTCATGGTCCGTTTGGCAAAGAGCCTGTCGCGGGCAACGCATCGTCCGCTCCATTGCGCGAGAATATGGCGCGGCACAACTACAACTACGCCGAGCAGATGGCGCGCAGAGGCTATCTCACCATCAGCCCTGACCTGCGCTGCTTCGGCGAGCGAGCGGACGGCGCGGACCCATATCCCGGCCGTGACAGGTGCAATGTCAACTTCGTGCGCGGCGCGATTATGGGCGTGTACACGCTGACGCTGAACATTTGGGATATGATGCGCTGCATAGATTACTTGCAAGGCAGGCCGGAAGTCGATCCCGACAGAATCGGCATGATGGGACTGTCGCAGGGCGGCACGATGACTACCTTCACTGCGGCAATCGAGCCGCGAATCAAGGCGGCGGACATTATGGGCTATGTCAATCCGTGGGCGGGCTTCGGCATAGCGGACGCGGACTTTTGCGGATCGCAGATCGTGCCGGAAATCTATCGATACTTGGATACGCACGACATCGCCGGACTCATCGCGCCTCGTCCGCTGCTGCTTGAGATGGGCGTCCACGACACGACATTTCCGATTGAAGACTTACTGAAGGGCTACGAAGGCGTCAAGCCGATTTATGCTGCGGCGGGCGCGTCTGAAAGTCTCTGGGCGGACATTCATCCCGGCGGACACGCCTTCGCCGCGAACAAAGCGTTTGACTTTTTCGACGAATATCTATGA
- a CDS encoding ATP-binding cassette domain-containing protein: protein MTTAEQNTKTSASNGADVSIEVSGVSKFFGELAAVNDLTFSVRKGEVVGFLGPNGSGKTTTMRMLTSFYTPDVGGINIDGLDTKDHDIATRERIGYLPENNPVYADLLVSEYLDFVADLRGLTKQGRRENIAQTVEETGLQDVYMRPIGQLSKGYKQRVGLAQAIVHRPSILILDEPTEGLDPNQRLTIRDLIRSLGQERTVMLSTHVMQEVENTCERILLISRGKLVADSTVKELLERAQGIRTVHIEVEGNDVERPLTALDGVADIERHESVDGRKRYTITADGNSTDLRPDIFRLAKQRDWVLWELREDRARMEDVFVSLTAAGQQAQSSEDNE, encoded by the coding sequence ATGACGACTGCCGAGCAGAATACTAAAACTAGCGCGAGTAACGGTGCCGATGTGAGCATCGAAGTCAGCGGCGTGTCTAAGTTCTTCGGCGAACTTGCGGCGGTGAACGACCTAACTTTCAGCGTCAGGAAGGGCGAAGTCGTGGGTTTTCTGGGGCCGAATGGCTCCGGTAAAACGACCACGATGCGTATGCTCACTTCGTTTTACACGCCCGATGTCGGCGGCATTAACATCGACGGTCTTGACACGAAAGACCACGACATCGCCACGCGCGAACGAATTGGCTATCTGCCCGAAAACAACCCCGTTTACGCCGATCTGCTGGTAAGCGAGTACCTCGATTTCGTCGCCGACCTGCGCGGACTGACCAAGCAGGGCAGGCGCGAGAACATCGCGCAGACGGTTGAAGAGACAGGCTTGCAGGATGTCTATATGCGTCCAATCGGCCAGCTCTCCAAGGGGTACAAGCAGCGCGTCGGCTTGGCGCAGGCGATTGTGCATCGCCCGTCCATCCTCATTCTTGACGAGCCGACGGAAGGGCTTGACCCGAACCAGCGCCTGACCATCCGCGATCTCATCCGATCGCTTGGGCAGGAGCGCACGGTGATGCTCAGCACGCATGTGATGCAGGAAGTGGAGAACACCTGCGAGCGCATCCTGCTCATCAGCCGCGGCAAGCTGGTCGCCGATAGCACGGTGAAGGAACTGCTGGAGCGCGCTCAGGGCATCCGCACGGTGCACATCGAAGTTGAGGGCAACGATGTGGAACGACCGCTAACCGCGCTAGACGGAGTGGCTGATATCGAGCGCCACGAATCGGTGGACGGCAGAAAGCGCTACACGATTACGGCGGACGGCAACTCGACCGATCTGCGTCCGGACATATTCCGCCTCGCCAAACAGCGCGACTGGGTGCTGTGGGAACTGCGTGAAGACCGCGCGCGGATGGAGGATGTGTTTGTGTCGCTGACTGCCGCCGGGCAGCAGGCGCAAAGCTCGGAGGACAACGAATAA
- a CDS encoding sugar kinase, translating into MTKFLTFGETMGQYNADFIGVYGDEGAYMLDCAGAESNVAVGLQKLSVAGVEAVWVSRLGDDEAGKFVLDELDGRICVKAQRHPGEKTGISYLNHHKDGEHFKTYFRNGSAASRLTFSDVQPHLQDADILHVTGITPALSDTCHDAVMQAMQYARDSAITVSFDLNYREQLWSPAECRPVLERMVKYADIFKLGHDEAEAIWSWDWSAEEYARYFQAMNGGLVVVTRGMEGAVAFDGANLLEHTGYTVDVVDPVGAGDAFVAGLLGGILEWSDGRGYLGLDAAARAPMLEHALEVANVCGALTCTRHGDTAAMPSMSEVREFVAANR; encoded by the coding sequence ATGACGAAGTTCCTGACATTTGGTGAAACAATGGGACAATACAACGCGGACTTCATTGGCGTCTATGGTGATGAAGGCGCGTATATGCTGGATTGCGCCGGAGCTGAGTCCAATGTCGCCGTCGGACTGCAGAAACTAAGTGTCGCAGGAGTGGAAGCGGTGTGGGTCAGCAGGCTGGGCGACGACGAAGCAGGCAAGTTCGTGCTTGACGAATTGGACGGACGGATTTGCGTAAAGGCTCAGCGACACCCCGGCGAGAAGACCGGCATCTCGTACCTGAATCATCACAAAGACGGCGAGCATTTCAAGACTTACTTTCGCAATGGCAGCGCGGCGAGCCGCTTGACATTCTCCGATGTCCAGCCGCATCTGCAAGACGCGGATATTCTGCATGTTACGGGCATCACGCCGGCGCTCAGCGACACCTGCCACGATGCTGTGATGCAAGCAATGCAGTATGCGCGAGACAGCGCAATCACCGTCAGCTTCGACCTAAACTACCGCGAGCAGTTGTGGTCGCCTGCGGAATGTCGGCCGGTACTTGAGCGCATGGTGAAATACGCCGACATATTCAAGCTGGGACACGATGAAGCGGAGGCAATTTGGAGCTGGGATTGGAGCGCGGAAGAATACGCGCGCTACTTCCAAGCCATGAACGGCGGTCTAGTCGTTGTAACGCGCGGGATGGAAGGCGCGGTTGCGTTCGATGGCGCAAATCTGCTTGAGCACACAGGATACACCGTCGATGTGGTCGATCCGGTAGGGGCAGGGGACGCATTCGTCGCGGGGCTGCTTGGTGGCATTCTTGAGTGGTCGGATGGGCGCGGTTACCTGGGACTTGACGCGGCAGCGCGCGCGCCGATGCTCGAACACGCGCTTGAAGTGGCGAATGTGTGTGGCGCGCTGACTTGCACACGGCACGGCGACACTGCGGCGATGCCGTCGATGTCGGAAGTGCGCGAATTCGTCGCAGCGAATCGCTGA
- a CDS encoding alpha/beta hydrolase produces the protein MASAQLQELLEMFAERAAIFAETPPSLEERRAGINMMGARFEDLDGIFIEAIDADGVPAEWVTTADAGNGAILYLHGGGYVMGSTKSHRGMAANLSRASGCRVLTIDYRLAPKHKHPAQVEDAHTAYRWMLKNGADPSTTIVAGDSAGGGLTVATLLSARDAGDPLPAAGVCISPWVDMEGAGESMKTKAGVDPTVSEAGLLDMASQFLGDGNRRDPLAAPLYADLTGLPPLLIIVGTAEVLLDDAVRLHEKAEAAGVNSRLEIWEDMVHIWPWFAPFLPEGQQAMEQMGDFIKEQVGAA, from the coding sequence ATGGCAAGCGCACAACTGCAGGAACTACTGGAGATGTTCGCGGAACGCGCGGCGATATTCGCGGAGACGCCTCCGTCGCTGGAAGAGCGGCGCGCGGGCATCAACATGATGGGCGCAAGATTTGAGGACCTCGACGGCATCTTCATTGAAGCGATTGATGCGGATGGCGTACCCGCAGAATGGGTGACGACAGCCGATGCAGGCAACGGCGCGATTCTCTATCTGCATGGAGGCGGCTATGTCATGGGTTCCACGAAGAGCCATCGTGGCATGGCGGCGAATCTGTCGCGTGCAAGCGGTTGCCGTGTGCTGACAATCGATTACCGGCTCGCGCCGAAGCACAAGCATCCCGCGCAGGTGGAAGACGCGCACACCGCATACCGCTGGATGCTGAAAAACGGCGCAGACCCATCGACGACCATCGTGGCGGGCGATTCCGCAGGCGGAGGTCTCACAGTTGCCACGCTGCTCTCGGCGCGAGACGCCGGCGACCCGCTGCCTGCCGCAGGTGTGTGCATATCGCCGTGGGTTGATATGGAAGGCGCCGGCGAGTCCATGAAGACGAAAGCAGGCGTGGACCCGACGGTCTCGGAGGCTGGTTTGCTGGACATGGCGTCGCAATTTCTGGGCGACGGCAACAGGCGCGATCCACTCGCCGCGCCACTATACGCCGACCTTACCGGACTTCCGCCGCTGCTTATTATCGTCGGCACCGCGGAAGTACTGCTCGACGATGCGGTGAGATTGCACGAGAAGGCCGAAGCAGCCGGCGTGAACAGCAGACTGGAAATCTGGGAAGACATGGTGCACATCTGGCCCTGGTTCGCGCCGTTCCTGCCCGAAGGTCAGCAAGCGATGGAGCAGATGGGCGATTTCATCAAGGAACAGGTCGGCGCGGCGTAG
- the groL gene encoding chaperonin GroEL → MAKQFRDREEAWRQLLDGIGTLARAVGSTLGPSGRNVVLDQEFGPPQICSDGVTIAKEIELEEPFENMGAQLVKVAASQTNDVVGDGTTTSTILAQSIIQQGFKNMAAGANPMALKTGIDLAVDLMKSEIANMSVPVSGYEQIRQIAVLAAHEDEMGTLIADVLNKVGAQGTITVEESRTMGYETEYVEGMDIDRGYLSPYFVTDQDKLATEIDEPYILLTSEKISSISDILPLLEQMSAVSRNIVIIAEDVDGEALATLVVNKLRGNLNALAVKAPGFGERRKAILDDMAILFGANVISAEIGRSLDSATIEDLGRCRKVIATKDDTTFVEGTGNPQDIEARIHQIRQQALETTSDYDREKLEERAAKLSGGVAILKVGAATEIELREKRDRLQDALSATRAAMEEGIVPGGGTTLLRASQAGRGEIDAEGDVRTGADITFAATEAPLTLISDNAGYSGVVVLDDVRRGEGDYGFDAEDGVFGSMFELGIVDPTKVVRSALENAASVAGMILTTESLITELNPPKLPAPYDD, encoded by the coding sequence ATGGCGAAGCAGTTTCGAGACCGAGAAGAAGCATGGCGGCAGCTACTCGATGGAATAGGAACGCTGGCGAGAGCGGTAGGGTCCACACTGGGACCGAGCGGGCGCAACGTGGTGCTTGACCAAGAGTTTGGTCCGCCGCAGATTTGCAGCGACGGCGTTACCATCGCCAAGGAAATCGAGCTTGAAGAGCCGTTCGAGAATATGGGCGCGCAGCTAGTCAAGGTTGCCGCCAGCCAGACAAACGACGTGGTAGGCGACGGCACTACGACTTCGACCATTCTCGCGCAGAGCATCATTCAGCAGGGCTTCAAGAATATGGCAGCCGGCGCGAACCCGATGGCGCTCAAGACAGGCATCGACCTCGCGGTCGATCTGATGAAATCTGAGATAGCGAATATGTCCGTGCCTGTGTCCGGCTACGAGCAGATACGGCAAATTGCGGTGCTTGCGGCGCACGAAGACGAGATGGGGACACTCATCGCCGATGTGCTGAACAAGGTCGGCGCGCAGGGCACCATCACTGTCGAAGAGTCACGGACGATGGGCTACGAGACCGAGTATGTCGAAGGTATGGACATTGACCGCGGCTATCTCTCGCCGTACTTCGTAACCGACCAGGACAAATTGGCGACTGAAATTGACGAGCCGTACATCCTGCTTACATCCGAGAAGATTTCTTCGATTTCCGACATCCTTCCGCTTCTTGAACAGATGAGCGCGGTCAGCCGAAACATCGTCATCATCGCTGAGGATGTCGATGGCGAGGCGCTCGCGACGCTGGTCGTCAACAAGCTGCGCGGCAACCTTAACGCGCTCGCTGTGAAGGCGCCCGGTTTCGGCGAGCGGCGCAAGGCGATCCTCGACGACATGGCGATCTTGTTCGGCGCGAATGTTATCAGCGCCGAAATCGGCCGCAGCCTGGACTCCGCCACGATTGAAGACCTCGGACGCTGCCGCAAGGTAATCGCCACCAAGGACGACACGACATTCGTCGAAGGCACGGGGAATCCGCAGGACATCGAGGCGCGTATCCACCAGATTCGACAGCAGGCGTTGGAAACCACATCCGACTACGACCGCGAAAAGCTTGAAGAGCGAGCAGCCAAACTCTCGGGCGGTGTCGCCATCCTGAAGGTTGGCGCGGCGACGGAGATCGAGTTGCGCGAGAAGCGCGACCGCTTGCAAGACGCACTATCGGCAACGCGCGCGGCTATGGAAGAAGGCATTGTGCCCGGCGGCGGTACTACATTGCTCCGCGCATCGCAAGCAGGACGTGGCGAGATAGACGCGGAGGGCGATGTGCGAACCGGCGCGGACATCACATTCGCCGCCACCGAAGCTCCGCTCACGCTGATTTCGGACAACGCCGGCTACAGCGGCGTGGTCGTGCTGGACGATGTACGCAGAGGCGAGGGCGACTACGGCTTCGATGCGGAGGATGGTGTGTTCGGCAGCATGTTCGAACTGGGTATCGTTGACCCGACGAAGGTCGTCAGGTCGGCGCTAGAGAACGCGGCGAGCGTTGCGGGCATGATTCTCACCACCGAATCGCTCATCACCGAGCTGAACCCGCCGAAGCTGCCTGCGCCCTACGACGACTAG